The DNA sequence GGTTTTTGTTTTGGCGCGTGTTTTTTCCGAAAACCGGTTCCCACTTTTCGGAACACGCTTTAGGGACAGAGCGACGTTTGCGCGCCATCATGGGCCCGCGGGGCACCTGAATGCCGATACCGATAGAGACATTTTTCCTCGATCCCAAATTCGAGGGAACACTGCAGCAGAAAATCCAGAGGATGATCAGCGAGGGCGTTCTGTCGGGACGCTTCATTCAGGGGGCGAAGCTGCCTTCGAGCCGCAAACTGGCTGTTCATCTCGGAATCAGCCGAATCACGGTGACGCTGGCCTACAGCGAACTGGTTTCCGATGATTACCTGATCGCAAAAGGGCGCTCGGGATATTATGTTTCGCCGACCGCACCGCAACGCAGTCGCTTTGAGGCACCAAAAGGCGTCTTCACCGATTGTGTCGACTGGGGCAAAGCTATCGGACAACGGTTTTCCGATCAGGTCCTGCCGGAAAAACCGATAGACTGGAGGAGCTACCCCTATCCCTTTATCTACGGGCAGGCCGATGACCGGATTTTCGACCACAGCAACTGGCGGCAATGCGCGTTACAGGCGCTGGGAAAGCGGGAGTTTTCGACCGTCACGGCTGACAGCTTTGAACGGGATGATCCCGAACTGGTCAAATATATCGCGCTCAACACCCTGCCACGGCGTGGTATCCAAGCAAAGCCGGAACAAATCCTGATCACCATGGGTGCTCAAAACGCATTGTGGCTGTGCGCTCAGGTGCTGCTCAATCAACGGCGCACGGCAGCGATGGAGAATCCAGGCTATTCGGGCCTGCGGGTGGCGCTCAATCTGGCCCGTTGCACCGTTGCCTCGGTGCCGGTGGATGATTGCGGCATGGTGCTTGATGCATTGCCAGTTGAGACCGATGTTGTTTTCACCACGCCAAGCCATCATTGCCCGACCAATGTGACGATGCCGCTTGAACGCCGGCGGGCGCTTCTCGAGCTCGCCAGCCGCCATGATTTCATCATCGTCGAGGATGATTACGAATTCGAGATGTCGTTTCTCAATCCACCCGAACCGGCGCTCAAATCACTCGATGAGGAGGGCCGGGTGATTTATGTCGGCTCGTTTTCCAAATCTCTGTTTCCCGGTTTGCGACTTGGTTATGTCGTCGGATCGGAAGTGTTCATCCGTGAAGCCCGAGCCCTTCGCGCCGCGATTTTGCGGCACCCGCCGGGGCACCTGCAACGAACGGCGGCCAATTTCCTGTCATTGGGGCACTACGATGCGCTGGTGGCACGGATGGGTCAGATCTACCGCAAACGCCGGGAGATCATGCAGGAAGCCATCGAACAGTGCGGACTCGAATCGGGCGGTATGAATGTGTCAGGGGGATCAAGTTTCTGGCTCAAGACACCCGACGGCGTCGACGCACGCGATCTTGCTTTTGCACTCAAGAATCGCGGTGTGCTGATCGAGCCGGGGCATGTGTTCTTCGAGCGCCCGGAAGACGGCGCGCGGTATTTCCGCATTGCCTATTCGTCGATCGAAAGCGCCAAGATATCGGCCGGAATCAAGATCATTGGCGAGACCCTGCGGACCTTCGGCGGGCGTTGAAACCACTCGCCGAAGGGGGGCAGGTTGCGTTATCGGCCAGTTCCGTCAGGCAGCACCTTTTTGCGGGCGCATGTCGTTGCGGCTGATGCCGGCAACAACGACAGGCTTTTTCATGGCGTCCCTGCGGAAGGGCTCGCCCAGCTCCTGATTGAGCACGATTTCGATGAACGTGGTCTCACCCTTCTTCATCTGGCGCTCAACCGCTTTGGCCAGTTCCTCGGTCAGCGCGTGCTGATCCTTGACCACCACGCCATGGGCGCCGCAGGCTTCCGCGATCCTGGCATAGGAGGTGTCGCGGTCGAGTTCGGTGCCGACGAAATTATTGTCGTACCAGAGCGTGGTGTTGCGCTTTTCCGCACCCCATTGGTAGTTGCGGAAGATCACCATGGTGATCGGCGGCCATTCATCGCGGCCGCAGGCGGTCATCTCGTTCATCGAGATGCCGAAGGCGCCGTCACCGGAAAAACCGACGACCGGGATATCGGGCTGACCGATCTTGGCGCCGAGGATCGACGGGAAGCCATAGCCGCAGGGCCCGAACAAGCCGGGCGCGAGATATTTGCGGCCCTCTTCGAAACTCGGATAGGCATTGCCGATGGCGCAGTTATTGCCGATATCCGACGAGATGATGGCGTTTTTCGGCAGCGCTGCCTGAATGGCGCGCCAGGCCTGACGGGGTGACATCAGGTCGGCGTCGCGCTTGCGTGATTGCGCGTTCCACTCGGTACCGGGATCATCTTCCTCGTGATCAAGCGAAGACAGTTCCTGCGCCCAGCGCGATTTGGTCAGCGACACCAGATTGCGCCGGTCCTCGCGGCCAGCATTGCCGGCATCACCCGAAAGCTGGGCCAGGATAGCGCGCGCCACTTTGGTTGCATCCCCTTCGATGCCGACGGTGACTTTCTTGGTCAGGCCAATTCGGTCGGCGTTTATATCGACCTGAATCACGTCGGCGTCTTTCGGCCAGTAATCGATACCGTAGCCGGGCAAGGTCGAGAACGGATTGAGCCTTGTGCCGAGCGCCAGCACCACATCGGCCTTGGCGATCAGTTCCATTGCGGCCTTTGAGCCATTGTAGCCGAGCGGGCCGACAGCCAGCGGGTGCGATCCGGGGAAACTGTCATTGTGCTGGTAGTTGGAGCAGACCGGCGCATCGAGGCGGTCGGCGAGTTCGACAACATCCGGGATGGCGCCGGAGAGCACCACGCCGGCACCCGACAGGATGACCGGAAACTTGGCTTTCGAGAGAAGCCCGGCGGCTTGCGCAATGGCCTGCTCGCCGCCGGCAGGACGTTCGAAGCGGACCATCTGCGGCAGATCGACATCAATCACCTGCGTCCACATATCGCGCGGAATGTTCATCTGCGCCGGCGCCGAGCCACGCCAGGCCTTCATGATCACCCGGTTGAGCACTTCGGGAATGCGCGACGCATCGCGGACCTCTTCTTGGTAGCAGACGCAATCGGCAAACAGCCGCATCTGCTCCATCTCCTGAAAACCGCCCTGGCCGATGGTCTTGTTGGCCGCCTGCGGGGTGATCAGCAGCATCGGCGTGTGGTTCCAGTAGGCGGTCTTGACCGGGGTGACGAAGCCGGTGACGCCGGGACCGTTCTGGGCAATGGCCATGGCCATCTTGCCGGTGGTGCGGATGTAGCCGTCGCACATCAACCCGGCATTGGTTTCGTGGGCGCAATCCCAGAAAGTGATCCCGGCCTTGGGGAACAGGTCCGACACCGGCATCATGGCCGATCCGATGATGCCGAATGCATGCTCGATGCCGTGCATCTGGAGAACCTTCACGAAAGCTTCCTCGGTGGTCATTTTTGGCATCGGACACTCCTCCTTGTTGAAGGCTAGAAACCACAACTGGCCCGAACCGCTCTAGTGCCAGTTTCGCGGTTTGACGACGCCAGATCAGTTTGCAGACGGCCGCGCGTCACGGCAAAGCCTGCCGGGCCGGATCAATTCTGCGGTCAGGCCGCGCCGAGGCGCCTAGAGCGAGGCGGCGTGCAGCATCGACAGAATTCCCGTATCGGGATCGATGATGCCGCGATACATCATGTCGCCGGCGACATAGATCAGCACCGCCAGACCAAGCCAGGAAATCGCCGGGAAGTGGCTCAGCAGTTTCATGATCATCGTTGCCGCGAAAGCCATCAGCAGAATGGCCAATCCCAGGCCGAACACCAACATCTGGGTGTTGCCGTCGGCAATGGCTGCAACCGCCAGCACATTGTCGATCGACATCGACAAATCGGCGATGGTGATAGATATCAGCGCCTGAACAAGAGTTTTGTGCGATGGACCGCTACAGCCTTCTGCGCCGTTGTCGACCGCTTCAAGCGCATGAACGGCGTCCTCGTCAATATTGGCCCGGATTTCTCCATAGAGCCGCCAACACACCCAGAAAAGCAGCAGCGCGCCCAAAAACAGCAAGCCCGGCACGCCGAGAAGCTTGGTTGCAACCAGCGCAAAGATGATCCGAAGCACGGCAGCGACGATGATGCCGTAAAGGATGGCGCGCTTGCGCAACTCCGGCGACAACGACGCTGCAGCCATGCCGATGATCAGGGCGTTGTCGCCTGAAAGCACCAGATCGGCCAGAACAATGGTGCCGAAATCGAGAACCAGTTGCAACATCAATAGGCTCCTGCGGTTTCTGGTGCGAAAACTGCGGTCATGCGGATGATGTCAATTTCGATGATTCCTCGCGGATAGTCCTGCATTTCTCGTTTCCGGCCTAGACCTCACCCTATTGCTGGAAACAAGCTGCGGCGCAAGGTGACATCCACTGCCTTACCCGCTGCCGCCAGTGATCTGACCGGCACAATGGGCGAAATCGGATGCGATGTGACGGCAATCCTTGTTCGAGACAGTCAGGGGCAACCGCATGTCGAACGCACGCCTGTTCATCGCCCATCCTGCTCACATTTCAGCGCAGCGCAGCGAAGTCCCGCATGGCTTGATACAAATAATCCGCGACAAAGCGGATCCGCGGGCTGTGCCGCACATCGCTATGCAGGGTCAAATAGGTCTCGAGCCGGGGCAATGGCATGTCTTCGAGACAGGTCTCAAGGTCTGGATTCATCGCCACCAGTGGAACCTGTGCGAAATGGATGCCTGCGCCAGCGCGCGTTGCTTCCCACAATACCAGTTGACTGTCCGACCGGATCTTGAAGGCTGAGCGGCTGAGCGTGACGCCGGCTTTGGCAAAGCCGTCGATGATCTCGTCCGAGCGGTCATAGCCAATCAGGTCATGGCTGGTCATGTCCTCGAGCCGCTCAGGTTTGCCTGCGCGGGCGAAATAGGACGAACTGGCGCAGGGCACCAGTGGAATATCGGCGATGTGACGAATCAGCAGATCAAGCTGGTGCGGCTTGACCATCCGAATGGCGATGTCGGCGTCGCGCCGCAGCAAATTGCCAACACTGTTGGACGCGACAATTTCGATCTCGATGGACGGTTCCTGCAGTCTCAGTTCAGTGACCATGGCCGGCAGCACCAGAGCACCGATGATTTCGCTGGCAGTAATTCTCACCGTGCCGGCGAGACTTTCGGATTGCCCGAAGGCAATGCGGGAAACAGCGTCTGCAGCCTCCCCCATCCGGGCCACCTCGGCCATCAGGTCCAACCCGCGCTCGCTGAGTTGCTGGCCGCGCGGGCCGCGCCGGAAAAGCGGTGTGTCGAGCTGCCGTTCCAATTCACCGATGTGGCGACCGATCGAGGGCTGGCTCATGCCAAGCTTCACTGCAGCCGCCGTCAGGCTTCCGGTTTCAGCCACTGCCAGAAAGCTGCGCAGCAGGTTCCAGTCCATGGTGCCCTCCATTGTCATTCATATATGCATGATCATCCAACATTATTGGGCAATGTTCAAACCAATATGAATGATCAAAAATGGTCTCATCCAATCACAACAGGAGACGAACATGAAAACCATCGCAATTCTCGGAGCACGCGGCAGATTGAGCCGCATGGTGGCACGCGCCTTTCTGGCACAGAACTGGCAGGTCATCGCCATTACCCGTGACGGCAAAGCGCCCGAAGGGGTCGCTCAAGCTGACTGTCGCGCCGCCGACGCCATGGACAAGGCCGCTTTGATCAGCGCCTGTCAGGGTGCTGATGTGATCTTCAACGGGCTCAACCCGATCTACACCGAATGGGCGGACAAGGTGCCGGTGTTCACCGCCAATGTCATCGCCGCTGCCAAGGCCACCGGGGCGCTGCATCTGCTGCCTGGCAATGTCTACAATTATGGCAGGAGCATTCCCGATCTCGCCGACGAGACCACTGCGATGCCGGGTGATACCGGCAAGGGTAAAATCCGCAATGCCATGGAACAGGCTTTCAAGGATGCAGCCAAGAATGGGGTCAAGACAATCATACTTAGGGCCGGCGATTTTTACGGCGGCGACGGACGCGGCTCCTGGTTCGATCTGGCGATCACCGCCAAGCTCGACAAGGGTGCGTTCACCTGGCCGGGTGCAATGGACATTGACCATGCCTGGGCCTATCTGCCGGATCTGGCGCAGGCCTTCGTCAAGCTTGCCGACAAGGGATGCGGCTCATCCGGATATGAGCATTACACATTCGAGGGACACACGCTGAGCGGCACCGAGATGAAACGGCTGGTTGAACAGGCACTCGGTGGCAAATCCTTGAAACAAGCCGGCATGCCATGGCTGCTGTTGCGCGCCGGTGGGCTGGTTGTGCCGATGTGGCGCGAAATCTCGGAGATGTCCTATCTCTGGTTCACCCCGCACCGGTTGTCCGGCGACAAGCTTGCTGTTGCCATTGGTCCCTTTGCGCAGACCGCACCGGACATTGCTGTCGCGAAAGCGCTTGCCGAACTGGGGTTTGATAGGTCCGGTCTCAGCCACGCTGCGTGAGCAATCTGCCGGCGACAAGAATCAGCGGATGCCGGGGCGAGTCTCCGGCGTTCGGCTGGCGCGCACCGAAAAGTAACCACTCAGACCTTGCCCCAATTGGCGGATTGCGACGGCAATAAGCCCGTTTGCCTTAGCCGATGGTCGCAAAAAGGCGGTTTTGCGCGGTCTTGTTGTTGCAACGCAACAAATCCGTGATAGGTTTCCGGACTGTTTGCGCGCTGCGACAAGTCAGACTCCGGTAAGGATATGACGTGCATGATGGCGGGAACGGGGCAGTCGATCTGCCGGAAAAGGGCTATTTTCCATGTTCTACCAGATGTATGAGTTCAATCATGCCGCAATAGCGCCGATGCGAGCCTATGCCGATGCCATGCGGTTGACGTTCCGCAATCCGATCAATCCGATTTCGCACACACCAATTGGCCGCGCCATGGGCGCCGGCTTCGAGCTGTTCGAACGCACCACGCGGCGCTATGGCAAGCCTGCTTTCGGGCTGGATGAGACAAAGCTCGATTCCGGAACAGTCTCCGTGCATGAAAAGACCGTCTGGTCGCGGCCATTCTGCAATCTGATTCATTTCGAGCGCAGCCTGCCTGCAAACCATCGGCCTGACCCCAAGATTCTGGTGGTGGCGCCGATGTCGGGTCATTACGCGACGCTGCTGCGCGGCACGGTCGAGACCTTGCTGCCCAATGCCGAAGTCTACGTCACCGACTGGACCGATGCCCGCATGGTGCCTGTCACCGACGGCAAGTTCGATCTTGATGATTACATCGACTACGTGATCTCGATGTTGCACGCGCTTGGACCGGACACCCATGTGATGGCCGTCTGCCAACCGGCCGTGCCGGTGCTGGCTGCCGTCGCATTGATGGAAGAAGACGGCGATGCGTTCGCGCCTTCGACAATGACGCTGATGGGCGGCCCGATCGACACCCGCATCAGCCCGACCGGCGTCAACGAGCTGGCCCAGGCCAAGCCGATCGAGTGGTTCGAAGAAAACGTCACCATGCAAGTGCCCTGGCCATTGCCGGGATTCTCCCGCCAAGTCTATCCGGGTTTTCTGCAATTGTCCGGTTTCATGACCATGAACCTCGACCGGCACATGATCGCGCAGAAGGATTTCTACCAGCATCTGGTCAAGAATGATGGCGATTCTGCCGAACGGCATCGCGACTTCTACGACGAATATCTGGCGGTCATGGATATGACAGCCGAATTCTACCTGCAGACCGTCGACACGGTGTTCATCAAGCATTCGCTGCCCAAGGGCGAAATGATGTATCGCGGCCGCAAGATCGATACCAAGGCCATTCGGAATGTGGCGCTGTTGACCGTCGAAGGTGAAAACGACGATATTTCGGGTGCTGGCCAGACCGAAGCGGCGCAGACCATCTGCCCCAATATTCCCGATGACATGCGTCACCATTATGTGCAGCCCGATGTCGGCCATTACGGCGTCTTCAACGGCTCGCGATTCCGCGCCGAAATCGCACCGCGGATCCTGGATTTTGCCCGCACTCATGCCCAGGAAAATCGCGGAAAAAAGACCGCGCCGAAGGTGATCAAGGGTGGCCGCAGCAGCTGACACGGAAATTTAGCGGCATTTTAGGCGTTCGAAATTTCTCTGTTAAAACAGTAGAATATCGGATTTTTGCGGTCAATTTCTTGAATAGGCAGGCGATTCATACCACATCAAATACACTAGGGAACGATTCCGGCTTCCCTTCACCTGATTAGGTTTTACCTGATGACACAGACCGCATTGATCCGTCCCGCATGGACACCGGCGACCATCGCCCTGATGGTTTTGGGCTTCATGGTTTTCTGGCCGCTCGGCCTTGCCATGCTCGCTTATATCATCTGGGGTGACAGGCTCGAAGCGTTCAAGGCAGACGTGAACCGCGCTACCGATGATTTCACCGGCGCGTTCCGCAAGAAAAGCGGCAACGGCATGCGCGCCAGCAGCGGCAACGCAGCCTTTGACGACTGGCGCGACACTGAATTGTCGCGGCTTGATGAAGAACGCAAGAAGCTTGACGAGATGCGCAGCGAATTCGACCAGCATATGCGCGACCTGCGCATGGCCCGCGACCGCACAGAATTCGAGCAGTTCATGGCCGACCGCCAGGCCAGCCAGAGCAAGGCCAAGAAAGGCCGCTCGGTGCCTGAAATCGACGGCTGATTGCCAAAACCCGCGAGTACCGGCGGCGTCCTGTTCAGGGCGCCGCTTTTTATTGCCCTAATCCCGGGTTTTGCAGGCAGCACGCATTTTCAGGCTTACAGCCCCGGCGAATCGGATAAAACCACTGCCATGTTCGGATTTGGCCGCACGTCCCCCAGGAAGACCACCGCACGGCTGGCGGCTATCACCGTCAATGGCCGCGAGTTGCCGCTGACTGTCCGCGAGAATGCCCGGGCAACGCGGATGACACTGCGGATCGAGCCGGGTGGCCAGGCGCTGAAGCTGACCGTGCCACGGGGCCTTCCCGACCGGGACGTCGATGAATTTCTCACCCGCCACCATGGCTGGCTGATGACCCGGCTGGCCCGCGTCACCGAAGCCGGCCCGCTGACCCAGGACAAGACCATCGCCATCCGCGGCGTCGATCACCGGATCGAGATGACCGGCAAGCTGCGCGGACTGGCCGAAGAGACCGAAATTGACGGCGTGCCGACGCTCAGGGTGTCCGGCGCAGAAGAGCATGTCGGCAGGCGGGTGTCGGATCATCTCAAGCGGGTGGCGCGTCGCGAACTTGACGCCGCGGTGCGGATGCATGCGGCAACGCTGGGCAAGCCGGTGCGGGCGATCGCCTACAAGGATACCAAGAGCCGCTGGGGATCGTGCACATCACAGGGCAACCTGGCCTTTTCCTGGCGCATCGCCATGGCGCCAGATTTCGTCATTGACTACCTCGCTGCCCATGAAGTGGCGCATCTGAAGGAAATGAACCATGGGCCCGATTTCTGGGCCACCTGCCTTGAGCTGTGCCCGCGCACCAAGGAAGCCAAGCGCTGGCTCAAGCAGAACGGCTCGCGGCTGTTCGCCGTCACCTTCTGAGCGTCCGGCAAAGGCGGTACTGCGCCGATCCGGACGATTGATGGCGCATCCATATCTCGACTCTCGGGCGGATTCATGCGACTTCAGCCGGCATGACGATACAGATCAAGATTTGTGGCCTGAGCACGCCTGAAGCGGTGGATCGCGCGGCCGATCTGAACGCGGATATGGCCGGGTTCATCTTTTTTCCAAAGAGCCCGCGCCACGTCAGCGTCGAGGCTGCCAGCACGCTGGCTGAGCGCGCCCTGACGCGCGGTCTGAAAACCGTGGCGGTGACGGTTGATATGGACGATGCCGGTCTCGACGAGATCGTGGCAATGGTCAAACCGGACTGGCTGCAACTGCATGGCGGCGAAAGCCCGGAACGGACCGCAGAACTCAAGACCCGCTATGGATTGCCGGTGATGAAGGCCTTTGCAATCCGCGAGGCCGCTGATTTTGACAAGATTGGGCCTTACAAGGGTATTGCAGACCGGTTTCTGTTTGATGCCAAGGCGCCGAAAGGCTCGGATCTGCCGGGCGGCAATGGGGTCAGTTTCGACTGGCGACTCCTTGCCACGCTTGACGGGGCCGCCAATTACATGCTTTCCGGTGGATTGACGAAAGACAATATCGGCGAGGCGCTCGGCATCAGCCACGCAACCGGTATTGATGTATCATCCGGCGTTGAAAGCGCGCCAGGTGTAAAAAGCCTCGAGATGATGGACAGCTTCATCCGCGCGGTTCGTGACGCAGACAAGGGACGGCCCCAGGAGTAGATGATTTGAACCAGACAAGTACCCCAAACTCATTCCGTACCGGCCCCGACGAGCAGGGCATGTTCGGTATTTTCGGTGGCCGTTTCGTTGCCGAAACGCTGATGCCGCTTATCCTTGAGCTGGAAGAGGAATGGACCAAGGCGAAAGCTGATCCGGCCTTCCGCGCTGAACTCGACCATCTCAACGCCCATTATGTCGGGCGGCCATCGCCGCTCTATTTCGCCGAACGGCTGACCGAGCATCTGGGCGGCGCCAAGGTCTATTTCAAGCGTGACGAGCTCAACCACACCGGTTCGCACAAGATCAACAATTGCATCGGCCAGATTCTGCTGGCAAAGCGCATGGGCAAGACCCGGATCATCGCCGAGACCGGCGCTGGCCAGCATGGCGTTGCTTCGGCCACTGTTGCGGCACGCTTTGGTTATCCGTGCGAAGTCTATATGGGCGCCACGGACGTTCAGCGGCAAGCGCCGAACGTGTTCCGCATGAAACTGCTTGGCGCACAGGTGCACCCGGTCTCTTCCGGTCACGGCACGCTGAAAGACGCGATGAACGAGGCGCTGCGGGATTGGGTCACCAATGTCGACGATACCTATTACCTGATCGGCACAGCGGCAGGGCCGCATCCTTATCCGGAGATGGTTCGCACCTTCCAGTCGGTGATCGGCGAGGAAACCCGCGAGCAAATTATGGCAGCCGAAGGCCGCTTGCCGGACATGCTGGTCGCAGCGGTCGGCGGTGGCTCCAACGCCATCGGGCTGTTCCATCCGTTCCTGGATGACAAGGACGTGCAGATTGTCGGCGTCGAAGCCGGTGGCAAGGGCCTTGAAGGCGAAGAGCACTGCGCCTCGTTGACCGCCGGTTCGCCCGGCGTGCTGCACGGCAACCGCACCTATCTGCTGCAGGACGGCGACGGACAGATCAAGGAAGGCCATTCGATCTCGGCCGGCCTCGACTATCCCGGCATCGGACCTGAGCATTCATGGCTGAAGGAATCGGGCCGGGTCGAGTATGTACCGATCATGGATACGGAAGCACTGGAAGCTTTCCAGCTGCTGACCAAGCTCGAAGGCATTATTCCCGCGCTGGAACCAAGCCACGCGCTGGCCGAAGTGATCAAGCGTGCGCCGAAAATGGGCAAGGATCAGATCATCGTGATGAACCTGTGTGGCCGCGGCGACAAGGACATCTTTACTGTCGGCAAGATTCTCGGCGTGGAGCTTTGATCATGACCACTCGCATCGATACCCGTTTTGAAAAACTCAAGGCCGAAGGCCGGCCGGCGCTGGTGACCTATTTCATGGGCGGTGATCCCGACTACGACACCTCGCTGAAGATCATGCAGGCACTACCGGGCGCCGGCTCCGACGTGATCGAACTTGGCATGCCGTTCTCCGATCCGATGGCCGACGGTCCGGCGATCCAGATGGCCGGACAGCGGGCGCTGAAAGGCGGCCAGACGCTCAAGAAGACGCTGGCGCTGGCTGCTGACTTCCGCAAGGGAGACAATGAGACACCGATCGTGCTGATGGGCTATTACAACCCGATCTACATCTATGGTGTCGACCGGTTTCTGGTGGATGCCATAGAGGCCGGAATCGACGGGCTGATCGTGGTTGATCTGCCGCCGGAGATGGATGAGGAATTGTGCCTGCCTGCGCTGAAAGCCGGGCTGAATTTCATCCGCCTGGCAACGCCGACCACCGACGACAAGCGGCTGCCGCGGGTGTTGAGCAATACTTCGGGCTTTGTCTATTACGTGTCGATGAACGGCATCACCGGCTCAGCCATTGCCGACACATCAAAGGTCAATGAGGCTGTCGACCGGATAAAGAGCCACACAAATTTGCCGGTCTGCGTCGGTTTTGGCGTCAAGACCGCCGAACAGGCGCGAGCCATCGGACAGTCGGCGGACGGCGTGGTGGTTGGCACCGCGATCGTCAACCAGATCGCCAATACGCTTGATGCCAAGAATGCGGCAACCACCGACACGGTCGAGAGTGTCGTCACCATGGTGCGCGGTCTTGCCACCGGCGTGCGCGCCGCACGTCTTGCACCGACGCAATAACAGCCCCACATTGGGTGACGAACCGGAGATAACGCCTTGAACTGGATTACCAACTACGTCAGGCCAAAGATCAATTCGATGCTCGGCCGCCGCGAGGTGCCGGAGAATCTCTGGATCAAGTGCCCCGAAACCGGGGAAATGGTGTTCCATAGCGATCTGGAAGAAAACCATTTCGTCATCCCTGCCTCCGGCTACCACATGAAAATGACAGCCGAAGCACGGCTCAAGCACATGTTTGACGAGGGGAAATACGAACTCCTGCCTTCACCAAAAGTGCCGCAGGATCCGCTCAAATTCCGCGATTCAAAAAAATACAGCGATCGGCTGCGGGAAAACCGGACCAAGACCGGCCTCGAAGATTCGATCGTCGCAGCCCATGGCGCGGTGCAAGGCGTCGAAATTGTTGCCTGCGTGCATGATTTTTCGTTCATGGGTGGTTCTCTCGGCATCGCCGCCGGCGAAGCCATCATCCAGGCCTTCGAAGCCGCGATCGCCCGCAATTGCCCGCTGGTGATGTTTCCTGCGTCTGGCGGCGCCCGCATGCAGGAAGGCATCCTGTCGCTGATGCAATTGCCGCGCACCACCGTAGCGGTTGAAATGCTCAAGGAAGCCGGCCTGCCCTACATCGTGGTGCTGACCAATCCGACCACCGGCGGCGTCTCCGCCTCCTATGCCATGCTCGGCGACGTGCATCTGGCCGAACCCGGTGCCGAAATCTGCTTTGCCGGCAAACGGGTGATCGAGCAGACCATCCGGGAGAAACTCCCAGAAGGCTTCCAGACATCAGAATATCTGCTCGATCACGGCATGATCGACATGGTGGTGCACCGCCACGACATTCCGGCGACGGTTGCGCGCTTGCTGAGGATTTTCCTCAAGATGGATGCGCCGGCACCAGCAGCACTTCCTGCGCCTGTTGAACTTGCTGAGCCCGTACCGGCCGAGGCCGCGGAATAGGTTTTCAACGAGAGCCGCAACCAGCGGGAGGAGCGGTCGTGTCGGCTGCCGAACGGGAAATCGACGCGCTGATGGCGCTGCATCCGAAGGGCTTTGACCTTTCGCTGGGGCGGATTACACAGCTGCTTGAGCGTCTTGGAAATCCGCATCAGAAATTGCCGCCGGTGATCCATATTGCCGGCACCAACGGCAAGG is a window from the Hoeflea sp. IMCC20628 genome containing:
- a CDS encoding polyhydroxyalkanoate depolymerase, with product MFYQMYEFNHAAIAPMRAYADAMRLTFRNPINPISHTPIGRAMGAGFELFERTTRRYGKPAFGLDETKLDSGTVSVHEKTVWSRPFCNLIHFERSLPANHRPDPKILVVAPMSGHYATLLRGTVETLLPNAEVYVTDWTDARMVPVTDGKFDLDDYIDYVISMLHALGPDTHVMAVCQPAVPVLAAVALMEEDGDAFAPSTMTLMGGPIDTRISPTGVNELAQAKPIEWFEENVTMQVPWPLPGFSRQVYPGFLQLSGFMTMNLDRHMIAQKDFYQHLVKNDGDSAERHRDFYDEYLAVMDMTAEFYLQTVDTVFIKHSLPKGEMMYRGRKIDTKAIRNVALLTVEGENDDISGAGQTEAAQTICPNIPDDMRHHYVQPDVGHYGVFNGSRFRAEIAPRILDFARTHAQENRGKKTAPKVIKGGRSS
- a CDS encoding DUF2852 domain-containing protein, whose amino-acid sequence is MTQTALIRPAWTPATIALMVLGFMVFWPLGLAMLAYIIWGDRLEAFKADVNRATDDFTGAFRKKSGNGMRASSGNAAFDDWRDTELSRLDEERKKLDEMRSEFDQHMRDLRMARDRTEFEQFMADRQASQSKAKKGRSVPEIDG
- a CDS encoding M48 family metallopeptidase, translating into MFGFGRTSPRKTTARLAAITVNGRELPLTVRENARATRMTLRIEPGGQALKLTVPRGLPDRDVDEFLTRHHGWLMTRLARVTEAGPLTQDKTIAIRGVDHRIEMTGKLRGLAEETEIDGVPTLRVSGAEEHVGRRVSDHLKRVARRELDAAVRMHAATLGKPVRAIAYKDTKSRWGSCTSQGNLAFSWRIAMAPDFVIDYLAAHEVAHLKEMNHGPDFWATCLELCPRTKEAKRWLKQNGSRLFAVTF
- a CDS encoding phosphoribosylanthranilate isomerase; the protein is MTIQIKICGLSTPEAVDRAADLNADMAGFIFFPKSPRHVSVEAASTLAERALTRGLKTVAVTVDMDDAGLDEIVAMVKPDWLQLHGGESPERTAELKTRYGLPVMKAFAIREAADFDKIGPYKGIADRFLFDAKAPKGSDLPGGNGVSFDWRLLATLDGAANYMLSGGLTKDNIGEALGISHATGIDVSSGVESAPGVKSLEMMDSFIRAVRDADKGRPQE
- the trpB gene encoding tryptophan synthase subunit beta → MNQTSTPNSFRTGPDEQGMFGIFGGRFVAETLMPLILELEEEWTKAKADPAFRAELDHLNAHYVGRPSPLYFAERLTEHLGGAKVYFKRDELNHTGSHKINNCIGQILLAKRMGKTRIIAETGAGQHGVASATVAARFGYPCEVYMGATDVQRQAPNVFRMKLLGAQVHPVSSGHGTLKDAMNEALRDWVTNVDDTYYLIGTAAGPHPYPEMVRTFQSVIGEETREQIMAAEGRLPDMLVAAVGGGSNAIGLFHPFLDDKDVQIVGVEAGGKGLEGEEHCASLTAGSPGVLHGNRTYLLQDGDGQIKEGHSISAGLDYPGIGPEHSWLKESGRVEYVPIMDTEALEAFQLLTKLEGIIPALEPSHALAEVIKRAPKMGKDQIIVMNLCGRGDKDIFTVGKILGVEL
- the trpA gene encoding tryptophan synthase subunit alpha, whose protein sequence is MTTRIDTRFEKLKAEGRPALVTYFMGGDPDYDTSLKIMQALPGAGSDVIELGMPFSDPMADGPAIQMAGQRALKGGQTLKKTLALAADFRKGDNETPIVLMGYYNPIYIYGVDRFLVDAIEAGIDGLIVVDLPPEMDEELCLPALKAGLNFIRLATPTTDDKRLPRVLSNTSGFVYYVSMNGITGSAIADTSKVNEAVDRIKSHTNLPVCVGFGVKTAEQARAIGQSADGVVVGTAIVNQIANTLDAKNAATTDTVESVVTMVRGLATGVRAARLAPTQ
- the accD gene encoding acetyl-CoA carboxylase, carboxyltransferase subunit beta produces the protein MNWITNYVRPKINSMLGRREVPENLWIKCPETGEMVFHSDLEENHFVIPASGYHMKMTAEARLKHMFDEGKYELLPSPKVPQDPLKFRDSKKYSDRLRENRTKTGLEDSIVAAHGAVQGVEIVACVHDFSFMGGSLGIAAGEAIIQAFEAAIARNCPLVMFPASGGARMQEGILSLMQLPRTTVAVEMLKEAGLPYIVVLTNPTTGGVSASYAMLGDVHLAEPGAEICFAGKRVIEQTIREKLPEGFQTSEYLLDHGMIDMVVHRHDIPATVARLLRIFLKMDAPAPAALPAPVELAEPVPAEAAE